Proteins encoded within one genomic window of Egicoccus sp. AB-alg2:
- the yidD gene encoding membrane protein insertion efficiency factor YidD — protein sequence MNTSVAQPEARRRRSPLALVLLALVEAWRATAPLRQPRCRFSPSCSTYAVQAIRRHGALRGGWLAAKRVGRCHPWNVGGIDPVPPRK from the coding sequence ATGAACACGTCGGTGGCCCAGCCCGAGGCGCGACGACGTCGCTCGCCGCTCGCGCTGGTGCTGCTGGCACTCGTCGAGGCGTGGCGCGCGACCGCGCCGCTGCGTCAGCCCCGCTGTCGGTTCTCGCCGTCGTGCTCCACGTATGCCGTGCAGGCCATCCGCCGGCACGGCGCGCTGCGCGGTGGCTGGCTGGCCGCGAAGCGCGTGGGCCGCTGTCATCCGTGGAACGTGGGCGGGATCGATCCCGTCCCCCCGAGGAAGTAG
- the rnpA gene encoding ribonuclease P protein component, protein MVPVAVDRLREGRDIAAVLRGRRQRAGRLAVVHVRAERTSGLPRIAVVASRRVGSAVARNRAKRLLREAARHVDWRAGLDVVLIARAGCAESRLDAVLDEIRHLAGGLDALDGKA, encoded by the coding sequence GTGGTCCCGGTCGCAGTCGATCGGCTGCGCGAGGGACGCGACATCGCTGCGGTCCTTCGCGGCCGGCGCCAGCGCGCCGGCCGTCTCGCCGTGGTGCACGTCCGTGCCGAGCGCACCTCCGGCCTCCCGCGTATCGCGGTCGTGGCCTCGCGTCGCGTGGGCTCGGCCGTGGCGCGCAACCGTGCCAAACGCCTGTTGCGTGAAGCGGCCCGCCACGTCGACTGGCGGGCCGGCCTCGACGTCGTGCTGATCGCGCGGGCCGGGTGTGCGGAGAGCCGACTGGACGCCGTGCTGGACGAGATCCGCCACCTCGCTGGCGGTCTGGACGCCCTGGACGGCAAGGCATGA
- the rpmH gene encoding 50S ribosomal protein L34 — MKRTFQPNNRRRAKKHGFRARMSSRAGRAIIKNRRRRGRASLSA, encoded by the coding sequence GTGAAGCGCACCTTTCAGCCCAACAACCGTCGCCGTGCGAAGAAGCACGGCTTCCGCGCCCGCATGTCCAGCCGTGCCGGTCGCGCCATCATCAAGAACCGCCGGCGTCGTGGTCGCGCGTCGCTGAGCGCCTGA
- the dnaA gene encoding chromosomal replication initiator protein DnaA, which yields MSRPSTLDLDALWGQSLEAVMGTVSSPAQRQWLAATQPVGFSDDTVVLASPHSFAREWLDTRCGDRIRQALSAAAGRPLHVVITVQPRPEPIDHLASSDGDRSPTGASEQARSADHLAGESFTAASYVDTDGRAADTFDAAPVTPDRGPSHTPLGNAAGNAAGEAARERDGSPPDRPLQAPGRPAGPIVSLPDRPVRTDDVEPETQLNPKYSFDDFVIGSSNRFAHAAANAVAEAPAKSYNPLFIYGGAGLGKTHLLHAIGHYVRNLYPRLKVRYITTEQFTNEFINAIRDDRITTFQRTYRQADVLLIDDIQFLEQKERTQEEFFHTFNALHNAEKQIVISSDRPPKQIPHLEDRLRSRFEWGLMTDVQPPDLETRIAILRKKAESDRLGVAPEVLELIASKVESNIRELEGALIRVSAFASLQRSSADSAMAEMVLKDLFPDDREQEVSVQLIMDEVADYFSLTVEDLCSPSRSRQLVTARQIAMYLARELTDLSLPRIGKAFGGRDHTTVMHAKSKIAGLMQERRTIYDQVQELTNRIKTRARRP from the coding sequence GTGTCACGACCCTCGACGCTCGATCTCGACGCACTCTGGGGACAGAGTCTCGAGGCGGTCATGGGAACCGTCTCCTCTCCGGCGCAGCGTCAGTGGCTGGCCGCCACCCAACCGGTCGGCTTCAGCGACGACACGGTCGTGCTGGCCAGTCCGCACTCCTTCGCGCGCGAGTGGCTCGACACCCGTTGCGGGGATCGGATCCGGCAGGCGCTGTCCGCGGCGGCGGGTCGTCCGCTGCACGTCGTGATCACGGTCCAGCCACGGCCCGAACCGATCGACCACCTCGCCAGCAGTGACGGGGACCGGTCGCCGACCGGTGCCTCCGAGCAGGCGCGCTCTGCCGACCACCTGGCCGGCGAGTCGTTCACCGCCGCCTCGTACGTCGACACCGACGGCCGTGCGGCCGACACCTTCGACGCCGCCCCGGTCACACCCGACCGCGGCCCGAGCCACACGCCGCTCGGGAACGCCGCCGGGAACGCCGCCGGAGAGGCGGCCCGCGAGCGCGACGGGTCGCCGCCCGACCGACCACTCCAGGCACCGGGTCGCCCCGCCGGCCCGATCGTCTCCCTGCCGGACCGCCCGGTCCGCACCGACGACGTGGAACCGGAGACCCAGCTCAACCCGAAGTACTCCTTCGACGACTTCGTCATCGGTTCGTCCAACCGGTTCGCGCACGCAGCCGCCAACGCCGTCGCCGAGGCACCGGCCAAGTCGTACAACCCGCTCTTCATCTATGGCGGCGCCGGGCTGGGCAAGACCCATCTGCTGCACGCCATCGGCCACTACGTGCGTAACCTCTATCCGCGGCTCAAGGTGCGCTACATCACCACCGAGCAGTTCACCAACGAGTTCATCAACGCCATCCGTGACGACCGGATCACGACCTTCCAGCGCACCTATCGCCAGGCGGACGTCCTGCTCATCGACGACATCCAGTTCCTGGAGCAGAAGGAGCGCACGCAGGAGGAGTTCTTCCACACCTTCAACGCGCTGCACAACGCCGAGAAGCAGATCGTCATCTCCAGTGACCGCCCGCCGAAGCAGATCCCCCACCTCGAGGACCGGCTGCGCAGCCGCTTCGAGTGGGGCCTGATGACGGACGTGCAGCCGCCCGACCTGGAGACCCGCATCGCCATCCTGCGCAAGAAGGCGGAGTCGGACCGCCTCGGCGTCGCACCAGAGGTGCTGGAGCTGATCGCGTCCAAGGTGGAGTCCAACATCCGCGAGCTCGAGGGTGCGCTCATCCGCGTCAGCGCGTTCGCGAGCCTGCAGCGCTCGTCGGCCGACTCGGCGATGGCGGAGATGGTCCTGAAGGACCTCTTCCCCGACGACCGGGAGCAGGAGGTCTCGGTCCAGCTCATCATGGACGAGGTGGCCGACTACTTCTCGCTGACGGTGGAGGACCTGTGCTCGCCTTCGCGCAGCCGCCAGCTGGTGACGGCCCGTCAGATCGCCATGTACCTCGCCCGTGAGCTGACCGACCTGTCGCTGCCACGCATCGGCAAGGCCTTCGGTGGTCGCGACCACACCACCGTCATGCACGCCAAGTCGAAGATCGCCGGCCTCATGCAGGAACGACGCACCATTTATGACCAGGTCCAGGAACTCACCAACCGCATCAAGACCCGGGCGCGGCGTCCGTGA
- the dnaN gene encoding DNA polymerase III subunit beta, translating into MKLRAERAEFAEAVSWATRTVGARVTLPALSGVLLEAADGRLVCRATDLEVAAEISIPVQIDQPGRVLLPGRLLSQLVARFPDAPVQLTGEPDRVEITCGRATFHVRGMQAEDFPALAQPAEDAAQGIVKADAFARLVSQVARAASSDEGRPVLTGVHLEATGETLTAAATDSYRLAVRSLTWDQAVEGTALVPARSLQEAAKAASEVGGAVTIALEPGQVSFLFGDRRLTTKLIEGTFPNYRALLPDAHETSVVVERAALIEALQRVSIVAMGQANTPVSLTFGDGSVDLQASNQEMGDAAEALPAEIDGEGLTIAFNPGFLLSGLEATGTEHIRVELRDGLKPAVLRPHAEDGQVDDLTYLLMPMRVS; encoded by the coding sequence GTGAAGCTGCGTGCCGAGCGAGCCGAGTTCGCCGAGGCCGTGTCCTGGGCCACCCGCACCGTCGGTGCCCGGGTCACCCTGCCGGCGCTGTCCGGTGTGCTGCTCGAGGCCGCCGACGGGCGCCTGGTCTGTCGAGCCACCGACCTCGAGGTGGCGGCGGAGATCTCGATCCCCGTGCAGATCGACCAGCCGGGGCGGGTGCTGCTGCCCGGCCGGCTGCTCTCGCAGCTGGTGGCGCGGTTCCCCGACGCCCCCGTGCAGCTCACCGGCGAGCCGGACCGCGTGGAGATCACCTGCGGTCGGGCGACCTTCCACGTCCGCGGCATGCAGGCCGAGGACTTCCCGGCCCTGGCCCAGCCCGCCGAGGACGCCGCGCAGGGCATCGTCAAGGCCGACGCGTTCGCCCGGCTCGTGTCGCAGGTGGCGCGGGCCGCCTCCTCGGACGAGGGCCGGCCCGTGCTCACCGGCGTCCACCTGGAAGCCACCGGCGAGACCCTGACCGCGGCCGCGACCGACAGCTACCGCCTGGCGGTGCGCTCGCTGACGTGGGACCAGGCGGTGGAGGGCACCGCGCTGGTGCCGGCCCGCTCGCTGCAGGAGGCCGCCAAGGCCGCCAGCGAGGTCGGCGGCGCCGTCACGATCGCGCTCGAGCCCGGTCAGGTGTCGTTCCTGTTCGGTGACCGGCGGCTGACGACGAAGCTCATCGAGGGCACGTTCCCCAACTACCGCGCCCTGCTGCCCGACGCCCACGAGACCTCGGTGGTGGTCGAGCGCGCCGCCCTGATCGAGGCTCTGCAGCGCGTGTCGATCGTGGCGATGGGACAGGCCAACACTCCCGTCAGCCTCACGTTCGGCGACGGCAGCGTCGACCTGCAGGCCAGCAACCAGGAGATGGGCGACGCGGCCGAGGCCCTGCCCGCGGAGATCGACGGCGAAGGGCTCACGATCGCCTTCAACCCGGGCTTTCTCCTCTCGGGCCTGGAGGCGACCGGCACCGAGCACATCCGCGTGGAGTTGCGTGACGGCCTCAAGCCCGCGGTCCTGCGGCCGCACGCCGAGGACGGCCAGGTCGACGACCTGACCTACCTGCTGATGCCGATGCGCGTCAGCTAG
- the recF gene encoding DNA replication/repair protein RecF yields the protein MHVRRLELRDVRSYEQVRLDLPAGVCVLIGPNAQGKTNLLEAVQRAATGSSHRVAGDGPLVRAGAEVGVIRLEVETDEGRRRTLELELGSGRRTRTKVDGHDVRRAAEALGVLRVVLFAPEDVAIVRGDPAERRRFLDELLAQRRPAFAAARSEYERALRQRNQLLKQARSLPPSAREAATATLDVWTEQLVQHGTQLIAARLAAVRTLAGPVDRFYRDLADRPEPVGLTYRSSAGDLADVGAGVVPDPAPIAAAMREALARAAGDELARGVSLVGPHRDDLELHIGTLPARGYSSHGEAWSLALALKLATFEVLADVGDRPVVLLDDVFAELDAIRRKRLAAACERFDQVLVTAAVEEDVPLQGAKVDVRIEDGRSSVSPRAGGAT from the coding sequence GTGCACGTGCGTCGCCTGGAACTGCGCGACGTGCGGTCCTACGAGCAGGTTCGGCTCGACCTGCCGGCCGGCGTCTGCGTGCTGATCGGACCCAACGCCCAGGGCAAGACCAACCTGCTCGAGGCCGTTCAGCGGGCCGCGACCGGCTCCTCCCACCGGGTGGCCGGTGACGGCCCGCTCGTGCGTGCCGGCGCCGAGGTGGGCGTGATCCGGCTGGAGGTGGAGACCGACGAGGGGCGGCGGCGCACGCTCGAGCTCGAGCTCGGATCCGGCCGGCGCACGCGGACGAAGGTCGACGGGCACGACGTGCGACGTGCGGCCGAGGCGCTCGGCGTGCTGCGGGTCGTGTTGTTCGCTCCCGAGGACGTCGCCATCGTCCGGGGCGATCCGGCCGAGCGCCGCCGCTTCCTCGACGAGCTGCTCGCCCAGCGCCGCCCCGCGTTCGCGGCCGCCCGCAGCGAGTACGAGCGCGCGCTGCGCCAGCGCAACCAGCTGCTCAAACAGGCGCGGTCCCTGCCGCCCTCGGCGCGCGAGGCCGCCACCGCGACCCTTGACGTGTGGACCGAGCAGCTCGTCCAGCACGGCACCCAGCTGATCGCGGCCCGGCTCGCCGCGGTGCGCACGCTGGCCGGACCGGTCGACCGGTTCTACCGCGACCTCGCCGACCGGCCCGAGCCGGTCGGGCTGACCTACCGGTCCTCGGCCGGTGACCTGGCCGACGTCGGTGCGGGCGTCGTCCCCGACCCGGCCCCGATCGCCGCGGCCATGCGTGAGGCGCTCGCGCGCGCTGCCGGCGACGAACTGGCCCGTGGCGTGAGCCTCGTCGGTCCCCACCGCGACGACCTGGAACTGCACATCGGGACGCTGCCGGCCCGCGGCTACTCCAGCCACGGCGAGGCCTGGTCGCTGGCACTGGCCCTGAAGCTCGCGACGTTCGAGGTGCTGGCCGACGTCGGCGATCGACCCGTCGTGCTCCTCGACGACGTCTTCGCCGAGCTGGACGCGATCCGCCGCAAGCGGCTGGCCGCGGCCTGCGAGCGCTTCGATCAGGTCCTGGTCACGGCCGCGGTCGAAGAGGACGTCCCCCTGCAGGGTGCCAAGGTGGACGTGCGGATCGAGGACGGCCGTTCCTCCGTCTCGCCGCGCGCCGGCGGTGCCACGTGA
- a CDS encoding DUF721 domain-containing protein, with amino-acid sequence MTGAQGNRRGGRRGREGRAAERRDPTVEARRAGWQDRDEQVYARKRARQARDRAALERRAFDPSPPSDDDWTVAEEETDGIRRISRPTAIGDSLQTFVRRKGWEERLRGASAWSHWEQIVGPELAARCEPVRLAGGTLVIRAESQVWATQLRYLTTQLLANARAVLGEQAVRELRLTVGPLEGRREPDAR; translated from the coding sequence GTGACCGGCGCTCAGGGCAACCGGCGCGGTGGCCGGCGAGGTCGCGAGGGCCGCGCAGCCGAGCGGCGCGATCCGACGGTCGAGGCCCGCCGTGCCGGCTGGCAGGACCGCGACGAGCAGGTCTATGCCCGCAAGCGCGCCCGTCAGGCCCGCGACCGCGCGGCGCTCGAGCGGCGGGCCTTCGACCCGTCACCCCCCTCCGACGACGACTGGACGGTCGCCGAGGAGGAGACCGACGGCATCCGCCGCATCAGCCGGCCGACGGCGATCGGCGACAGCCTCCAGACCTTCGTGCGCCGCAAGGGGTGGGAGGAGCGCCTGCGCGGGGCGAGCGCCTGGTCGCACTGGGAGCAGATCGTCGGGCCGGAGCTGGCCGCCCGCTGCGAACCCGTCCGGCTCGCTGGCGGCACGTTGGTGATCCGTGCCGAGTCGCAGGTGTGGGCGACCCAGCTGCGGTACCTGACCACCCAGCTGCTCGCCAACGCCCGGGCCGTGCTGGGCGAGCAGGCGGTCCGCGAGCTGCGGCTGACCGTCGGACCACTCGAGGGTCGGCGGGAGCCGGACGCCCGCTGA